One stretch of Corynebacterium callunae DSM 20147 DNA includes these proteins:
- the rpsS gene encoding 30S ribosomal protein S19 has product MPRSLKKGPFVDEHLLNKVDAQNEKGTKQVIKTWSRRSTILPDFIGHTFAVHDGRKHVPVFVDDAMVGHKLGEFAPTKTFKGHIKDDKKGRR; this is encoded by the coding sequence ATGCCACGCAGCCTTAAGAAAGGCCCGTTCGTCGATGAGCACCTCCTCAACAAGGTAGACGCTCAGAACGAAAAGGGTACCAAGCAGGTCATCAAGACCTGGTCCCGCCGTTCCACCATTCTCCCCGATTTCATCGGTCACACCTTTGCTGTCCATGATGGACGCAAGCACGTGCCAGTTTTCGTGGATGATGCCATGGTCGGTCACAAGCTGGGCGAATTCGCCCCAACCAAGACCTTCAAGGGTCACATCAAGGACGACAAGAAGGGACGTCGATAA
- a CDS encoding SpaA isopeptide-forming pilin-related protein: protein MEEENACAPLKIAHAMTMLKDVTAVETVAKTVEYNITVTNPAASAHQAWITDAPKFSDSVNITGATVNGTAVTVSNGVYPIAGTQAAPMSFAPNSITNFRVKSSYYYSAKALRYTTLNCAAKTAGSGFFNQATMNLSGSTTPVIDDAYANIPALQNAALGVVKTDSAGTIIPLDSEYAFAVYQNGVKIVDVNDSSGRSFAATAATLTIGQEYQLVETTAPNGYQLLPEAVRFKINTVGSALQLAIIDAAKQPATMVVMSVSDIRTGALPEAGGSGVGWWMGAGFLLLIIGAIGRKRLA, encoded by the coding sequence GTGGAGGAAGAAAACGCTTGTGCACCGCTCAAGATTGCACATGCAATGACCATGCTTAAAGATGTCACTGCGGTAGAGACTGTGGCCAAGACCGTGGAATACAACATTACGGTGACTAACCCAGCAGCCTCTGCCCATCAAGCGTGGATTACTGATGCTCCGAAGTTCTCGGATTCGGTAAATATCACTGGCGCAACGGTAAACGGCACTGCGGTCACCGTAAGCAATGGAGTCTATCCTATTGCAGGTACTCAAGCTGCACCGATGAGTTTTGCGCCGAATTCCATCACTAACTTCAGAGTGAAGTCCAGTTATTACTATTCTGCCAAGGCGCTTAGGTACACCACACTTAATTGTGCGGCCAAAACTGCGGGAAGTGGTTTCTTCAACCAGGCCACGATGAACCTTTCAGGCAGCACCACTCCAGTAATTGATGATGCCTACGCCAATATTCCAGCGCTGCAAAATGCAGCTCTGGGTGTAGTGAAGACTGATTCTGCAGGAACCATCATTCCGCTGGATAGTGAATATGCCTTTGCGGTTTATCAAAATGGTGTGAAGATCGTAGATGTTAATGATTCCAGTGGTCGTAGCTTTGCGGCTACTGCTGCAACACTGACCATTGGCCAGGAATATCAGCTGGTGGAAACAACGGCACCAAATGGTTATCAGTTGCTGCCTGAAGCAGTGCGGTTCAAGATCAACACCGTTGGAAGTGCGCTGCAGCTAGCAATCATCGATGCTGCCAAGCAACCAGCCACCATGGTGGTGATGTCAGTATCTGATATCCGCACTGGTGCTCTGCCAGAAGCTGGCGGAAGTGGTGTGGGCTGGTGGATGGGAGCAGGATTTCTGCTCCTTATCATCGGAGCAATCGGTAGGAAGCGCTTAGCTTAA
- a CDS encoding ABC transporter ATP-binding protein — protein MSFALPPRAAWSTEPILELENVAASYYHDERTLAAPQIHDVNLTLHEGEILLVIGRTGAGKTTLLNAMSGAMPHATGGRLDGHVRIVGRDTRDFPPHMLSDVVGVVGQNPAAGFVSNTVEEELAYSMEQLGLAPEIMLKRVEETLDLLGIAELRHVPLSELSGGEQQRVAIGAVLTTRPALIILDEPTSALDPNGAEDVLATITKLAHDLAMTVVLAEHRIERVLQYVDRVAHVDATGTVRIDSPAAIMKNSDVAPPLVELGRLAGWNPLPLSIRRARQQSPELRKRLFQQGLVARRIQSAVKPALVATDIVVDFPAIRAVDNVSLQLNAGEITVLMGRNGCGKSTLLWALQGSGKRTHGHVYVDGRDPLSLKPANRRKLVSMVPQNPSDLLYESSVAAELDRSDRDSGAFAGTTRDILDSLVPNIASHLHPRDLSEGQKLALALAIQLATHPDVIFFDEPTRGLDYAAKKALAASFKQLSQQGRALLVVTHDVEFAALCANRVLFMANGSIIADGPAVDMLASSPAYAPQIAKVTSGLHDPSHWLTVSAVQTALGGVLEP, from the coding sequence ATGAGTTTTGCACTTCCCCCACGCGCGGCGTGGTCAACCGAGCCGATTCTGGAGCTGGAAAATGTGGCAGCTTCCTATTATCACGATGAGCGCACGCTGGCTGCGCCGCAGATTCACGATGTTAATCTCACCCTGCACGAGGGCGAGATTTTGCTGGTCATTGGGCGTACCGGTGCGGGCAAAACCACACTTTTAAATGCCATGTCAGGGGCTATGCCACATGCCACCGGCGGGCGTTTGGATGGACATGTGCGCATTGTGGGCCGCGATACCCGCGATTTCCCACCACATATGCTCTCTGATGTGGTCGGTGTGGTGGGCCAAAATCCGGCGGCTGGATTTGTTAGCAATACCGTAGAGGAAGAACTGGCTTATAGCATGGAGCAGCTGGGGTTGGCCCCGGAGATCATGCTCAAGCGCGTGGAAGAAACCCTGGATCTTTTGGGTATTGCAGAGCTGCGCCACGTCCCGCTTTCTGAACTTTCCGGCGGTGAGCAGCAGCGCGTGGCTATCGGTGCAGTGCTCACCACCCGGCCCGCGCTGATTATTCTTGATGAACCAACCAGCGCGCTAGATCCCAATGGTGCCGAGGATGTACTAGCCACCATCACCAAATTGGCCCATGACCTGGCCATGACAGTGGTGCTCGCGGAACACCGCATTGAAAGAGTGCTGCAATATGTCGACCGCGTGGCCCACGTTGATGCCACCGGCACTGTGCGAATTGACTCCCCAGCCGCAATTATGAAGAACTCCGATGTGGCGCCTCCGCTGGTTGAGCTGGGCCGCCTGGCTGGCTGGAATCCATTGCCCCTTTCTATCCGCCGCGCCCGCCAGCAGTCCCCAGAGCTGCGCAAACGCCTTTTCCAACAGGGATTAGTGGCCCGCAGGATTCAGTCCGCTGTTAAGCCCGCGCTGGTGGCTACGGATATTGTGGTGGATTTCCCCGCGATCCGCGCCGTGGACAATGTATCCCTGCAGCTCAACGCCGGTGAGATCACAGTGCTCATGGGGCGCAATGGCTGCGGCAAGTCCACCCTGCTCTGGGCGTTGCAGGGATCAGGTAAGCGCACCCACGGTCACGTGTACGTTGACGGCCGCGATCCCCTCAGCCTTAAACCAGCTAATCGACGCAAACTTGTGTCAATGGTTCCGCAAAACCCCAGTGATCTCCTTTATGAATCCTCAGTTGCTGCGGAATTGGATCGCTCTGATCGAGACAGTGGCGCATTTGCTGGCACCACTCGCGATATTTTGGATTCCCTCGTGCCCAATATCGCCTCGCATCTACACCCCCGCGATCTTTCCGAAGGCCAAAAATTAGCCCTGGCTCTGGCAATTCAATTGGCTACCCATCCTGATGTGATCTTTTTTGATGAGCCCACCCGTGGTCTTGATTATGCTGCTAAAAAGGCTCTGGCCGCCTCTTTTAAACAGCTCTCCCAGCAGGGCCGGGCTTTGTTGGTGGTCACCCACGATGTGGAATTTGCGGCGCTGTGTGCTAACCGAGTGCTATTTATGGCCAATGGTTCCATCATTGCCGATGGACCCGCGGTTGATATGCTTGCTTCTTCCCCTGCCTATGCCCCGCAAATTGCCAAGGTCACCTCTGGCCTGCACGACCCTTCCCACTGGCTCACGGTTTCCGCGGTACAAACAGCTTTGGGAGGGGTGCTAGAACCGTGA
- the rplE gene encoding 50S ribosomal protein L5 has protein sequence MTENYTPRLKSRYQDEIRTKLQGEFEFANVMQIPGVTKIVVNMGVGDAARDSKLINGAIEDLTAITGQKPQLRRAKKSIANFKLREGMPIGAKVTLRGDRMWEFLDRLLTVALPRIRDFRGLSDQQFDGHGNYTFGLTEQTMFYEIDVDKVDRPRGMDITVVTTAVNDDEGRSLLRELGFPFKGEDGTRQQ, from the coding sequence ATGACTGAGAACTACACCCCTCGTCTGAAGAGCCGTTACCAGGACGAAATCCGCACCAAGCTGCAGGGCGAATTCGAGTTCGCTAACGTCATGCAGATCCCAGGTGTCACCAAGATTGTTGTCAACATGGGTGTTGGCGACGCAGCTCGTGACTCCAAGCTCATCAACGGAGCTATCGAGGACCTCACCGCAATCACCGGTCAGAAGCCACAGCTTCGCCGTGCGAAGAAGTCCATCGCTAACTTCAAGCTCCGTGAAGGCATGCCAATCGGCGCAAAGGTTACCCTGCGCGGCGACCGCATGTGGGAATTCCTCGATCGTCTGCTGACCGTGGCACTGCCACGTATCCGCGACTTCCGTGGACTTTCTGACCAGCAGTTCGACGGCCACGGTAACTACACCTTCGGCCTCACCGAGCAGACCATGTTCTACGAAATTGACGTCGACAAGGTCGATCGTCCTCGTGGTATGGACATCACCGTTGTTACCACTGCGGTTAACGACGATGAAGGTCGCTCCCTGCTTCGCGAGCTCGGCTTCCCTTTCAAGGGTGAAGACGGAACTCGTCAGCAGTAA
- the rpmC gene encoding 50S ribosomal protein L29 translates to MAIGTPAHEFRELNEEELVTRLNEAKEELFNLRFQLATGQLTNNRRLRSVKRDIARIYTVIRERELGLSVVPGAEA, encoded by the coding sequence ATGGCTATCGGTACCCCAGCACATGAGTTCCGTGAACTCAACGAGGAAGAACTGGTTACCCGCCTCAACGAGGCTAAGGAAGAACTGTTCAACCTTCGCTTTCAGCTTGCTACTGGCCAGCTGACCAACAACCGCCGCCTACGCTCTGTCAAGCGCGACATCGCCCGCATTTACACCGTTATTCGCGAGCGCGAGCTGGGCCTGTCCGTGGTTCCGGGAGCTGAGGCTTAA
- the rpsQ gene encoding 30S ribosomal protein S17 yields MSEANVDNKEKGTRKVRTGYVVSDKMQKTIVVELEDRKQHALYGKIMRSATKVKAHDEAEIAGIGDLVRIEETRPLSKDKHFRLVEIVEKAK; encoded by the coding sequence ATGAGTGAGGCAAACGTGGACAACAAGGAAAAGGGCACCCGCAAGGTTCGCACCGGCTACGTGGTTTCTGACAAGATGCAGAAGACCATCGTCGTCGAGCTTGAGGACCGTAAGCAGCACGCTCTCTACGGTAAGATCATGCGCTCCGCCACTAAGGTGAAGGCACATGACGAGGCTGAGATCGCCGGCATCGGCGACCTCGTCCGCATCGAAGAGACCCGCCCATTGTCTAAGGACAAGCACTTCCGTCTCGTCGAGATCGTCGAGAAGGCTAAGTAA
- a CDS encoding aldo/keto reductase, which yields MTLKIPEIGFGTVHLDGAPGVEAITSAISAGYRLIDTAYNYENEGTVGVALKKSGLPREELFVTSKLPGRFHARDLGRVRIEESLYRLGTDYLDLLLIHWPNPQRDLYVEAWQTLIEVRDAGLVRHIGVSNFLPEHILRLEKETGELPAINQIELHPYFPQVEQVQFHDDNGILTEAWSPLSNGRGLVNEPLLAEIGARHGVGGGEVALAWHHARGIIPIPRSTKPERQRSNLEAIKIVLNDEEIAAITALGREDGRIKNQDPATFEEF from the coding sequence ATGACCCTTAAAATTCCTGAAATCGGTTTTGGTACCGTCCACCTTGATGGCGCCCCTGGCGTCGAGGCTATAACTTCAGCTATTAGTGCTGGTTATCGCCTTATTGATACCGCCTACAACTATGAAAATGAAGGCACAGTGGGTGTGGCGCTGAAAAAGTCCGGGCTGCCCCGTGAAGAGCTTTTTGTGACGAGCAAATTGCCCGGTCGCTTCCACGCCCGCGATCTGGGGCGGGTGCGTATTGAGGAAAGCCTTTATCGTCTGGGCACCGATTACCTGGATCTTTTGCTGATTCACTGGCCAAATCCGCAGCGTGATCTCTACGTGGAGGCCTGGCAAACCCTCATCGAGGTACGCGACGCTGGTTTGGTGCGCCACATTGGTGTCTCAAATTTCCTGCCTGAGCACATTTTGCGCCTTGAAAAGGAAACCGGCGAGCTGCCAGCCATCAACCAAATTGAGCTGCATCCCTACTTCCCGCAGGTTGAGCAGGTGCAATTCCACGATGACAACGGCATCCTCACCGAGGCCTGGAGCCCGCTGAGTAACGGCCGCGGCCTGGTCAATGAGCCTTTGCTCGCCGAAATCGGCGCGCGCCACGGAGTTGGCGGCGGCGAGGTCGCGTTGGCGTGGCACCACGCGCGCGGTATTATCCCCATCCCCCGTTCCACTAAACCTGAGCGCCAGCGTTCCAACCTCGAAGCAATAAAGATTGTGCTTAACGACGAAGAGATTGCGGCGATCACTGCATTAGGACGCGAAGATGGCCGGATCAAGAATCAAGATCCGGCCACCTTTGAAGAGTTTTAA
- the rplP gene encoding 50S ribosomal protein L16: MLIPKRVKYRRQHRPTRSGISKGGNRVTFGEYGIQALEPAYITNRQIESARIAINRHVKRGGKVWINIFPDRPLTQKPLGVRMGSGKGPVEKWVANIKPGRILFEMSYPDEATALEALRRAGQKLPCKVRIVKREDQL, translated from the coding sequence ATGCTTATTCCTAAGCGCGTTAAGTACCGTCGCCAGCACCGTCCTACCCGTAGTGGTATTTCTAAGGGCGGCAACCGCGTCACTTTCGGTGAGTACGGCATCCAGGCTCTTGAGCCTGCCTACATCACCAACCGTCAGATTGAATCTGCACGTATTGCCATCAACCGCCACGTCAAGCGTGGTGGCAAGGTATGGATCAACATCTTCCCAGACCGTCCGCTTACCCAGAAGCCACTCGGCGTTCGTATGGGTTCCGGTAAGGGTCCTGTGGAGAAGTGGGTCGCAAACATCAAGCCGGGCCGCATTCTCTTCGAGATGAGCTACCCGGATGAAGCTACTGCTCTCGAGGCACTGCGCCGCGCTGGCCAGAAGCTTCCCTGCAAGGTCCGTATCGTCAAGAGGGAGGATCAGCTCTAA
- a CDS encoding energy-coupling factor transporter transmembrane component T codes for MQAIKRYLLSRREVHPWAWWVWALGIAGTVSMSNNPYVLVLALASLSFVVAKRRGASPWSRAFPIYVTIAAWIVAYRVVMHIVVGVKIGQVELFRIPAVQLPQWAAGINIFGTVYAEGLVIALIQGMALGTMIVAVGAANSLADPKKLLKALPGALGELGTAIIIGMSIAPQMAESAVRIHRARTLRGDNTAGLRGFSRILLPVFQDTLDRSLALAHSMDARGYGRRAQISRLEQRITSAFGLLGIVGVCIGLFVILDATTPLYVAVPILLAGVGFVVISLFIASRRKTSSTFKPLPWGTAEWLTSICGLSPLLAAIVTRINDPASMITTWVPLHIPNTIPLFVIFGLVMAALPGYLTPMLPRNTHRVRRRKALAPDALKGRTLR; via the coding sequence GTGCAGGCAATTAAGCGGTATTTATTATCCCGGCGCGAGGTTCATCCCTGGGCGTGGTGGGTGTGGGCCTTGGGCATCGCCGGCACCGTGAGCATGAGTAACAATCCTTATGTGCTCGTCTTGGCACTGGCTAGTTTGAGCTTTGTGGTTGCTAAAAGGCGTGGCGCTTCCCCCTGGTCTCGAGCTTTTCCCATCTATGTGACCATCGCGGCGTGGATTGTGGCCTACCGCGTGGTTATGCATATTGTGGTGGGCGTCAAAATCGGCCAGGTGGAGCTTTTCCGCATTCCAGCGGTGCAGCTTCCACAATGGGCTGCGGGCATTAATATTTTTGGCACGGTTTATGCCGAAGGTTTGGTCATTGCGCTGATCCAGGGCATGGCTTTGGGAACCATGATCGTGGCCGTTGGTGCTGCGAACTCCTTGGCGGATCCTAAGAAGTTGCTCAAGGCGCTGCCCGGGGCTTTGGGAGAATTAGGCACGGCGATCATTATTGGAATGTCTATTGCTCCCCAGATGGCGGAATCAGCGGTTCGCATTCACCGTGCGCGTACTTTGCGTGGCGATAACACTGCAGGTCTCCGCGGGTTTTCTCGCATTTTGCTGCCAGTTTTTCAAGATACTTTGGATCGTTCCCTCGCGTTGGCGCATTCCATGGATGCCCGCGGTTATGGCCGCCGCGCGCAGATTTCTCGCCTGGAGCAGCGCATTACTTCTGCTTTTGGGCTGCTGGGCATTGTGGGTGTGTGCATCGGCCTTTTTGTCATTTTGGATGCGACCACCCCACTGTACGTGGCAGTCCCCATTTTGCTGGCGGGCGTGGGGTTTGTGGTGATTTCGCTTTTTATTGCTTCTCGACGAAAAACCTCGAGCACCTTCAAACCGCTGCCCTGGGGCACAGCCGAGTGGCTGACTAGCATTTGTGGCCTAAGCCCACTACTTGCAGCAATCGTCACGCGGATTAATGATCCCGCCTCCATGATCACCACCTGGGTACCTTTGCACATTCCCAATACCATTCCTCTTTTTGTCATTTTTGGTTTGGTTATGGCAGCCCTTCCTGGCTATTTAACCCCCATGTTGCCCAGAAATACCCACAGAGTCAGGCGTCGCAAAGCACTTGCCCCTGACGCCCTTAAAGGACGCACCCTGCGATGA
- a CDS encoding ECF transporter S component, with protein MNNVISLKPKTFITLGLLALLSIVIFFWPLFVDPSSALSNDAQAPLYLALVIPLVLAAVVSEISEDGFDVKAIAMVGVLSALVAVVRPFGAGAAGFEAVFFVLILGGRAFGPGFGFILGNTGLFASALLTAGIGPWLPYQMLAAAWVGFGAGLLPQLRGKKETLLIILYAIIASLGYGFLMNMSFWPYAIGTSTELSFVPGVPILENLHTFFLFCLTTSLGWDLGRAIFTSFLLLITATPVLGALRRANRRAAFGVDRSFGPTPDLSADKN; from the coding sequence GTGAACAATGTCATTTCCCTCAAGCCAAAAACCTTTATCACCCTTGGGCTTTTGGCACTTTTGAGCATTGTCATTTTCTTTTGGCCACTTTTTGTCGACCCCTCTTCAGCTTTATCGAATGATGCCCAAGCACCGCTTTATTTAGCATTAGTAATTCCATTGGTACTTGCTGCCGTGGTTTCCGAAATCAGTGAAGACGGCTTTGATGTTAAAGCCATCGCCATGGTGGGCGTCTTGAGTGCACTTGTTGCCGTGGTGCGTCCTTTTGGCGCCGGAGCTGCAGGTTTCGAAGCAGTGTTTTTTGTGTTGATTCTGGGCGGACGCGCATTTGGCCCGGGCTTCGGATTCATCCTGGGAAATACCGGGCTTTTTGCATCTGCACTGCTCACCGCCGGAATTGGACCATGGCTGCCCTACCAAATGCTGGCCGCTGCCTGGGTTGGTTTTGGAGCAGGGCTTTTGCCACAGCTGCGCGGCAAAAAAGAAACCTTGCTAATCATCCTCTATGCCATCATCGCCTCTTTGGGATACGGCTTTTTGATGAACATGAGCTTTTGGCCCTATGCCATCGGCACTTCCACCGAGCTTTCCTTTGTGCCCGGCGTGCCAATCTTAGAAAACCTGCACACCTTCTTCCTCTTCTGCCTCACCACTTCATTGGGGTGGGATCTGGGCCGGGCGATTTTTACGTCCTTTTTACTGCTGATTACCGCTACCCCAGTACTCGGAGCCTTAAGGCGCGCTAATCGACGCGCTGCTTTTGGTGTTGACCGTAGCTTTGGTCCGACTCCCGACTTGTCAGCTGACAAAAACTAA
- the rplN gene encoding 50S ribosomal protein L14, whose product MIQQESRLKVADNTGAREILCIRVLGGSTRRFAGIGDVIVATVKEATPGGNVKSGEIVKAVIVRTKKETRRADGSYIAFDENAAVIIKNDNEPRGTRIFGPVARELREKKFMKIVSLAPEVI is encoded by the coding sequence GTGATTCAGCAAGAATCGCGTCTGAAGGTCGCCGATAACACTGGTGCACGTGAAATTCTGTGCATCCGCGTCCTCGGTGGATCTACCCGACGTTTTGCTGGCATTGGTGACGTCATCGTCGCCACTGTCAAAGAAGCAACCCCAGGCGGCAACGTCAAGTCTGGCGAAATCGTCAAGGCTGTTATCGTTCGTACCAAGAAGGAAACCCGTCGTGCAGACGGCTCCTACATTGCATTCGACGAGAACGCTGCCGTTATCATCAAGAACGACAACGAGCCACGTGGCACCCGTATCTTCGGACCAGTTGCTCGTGAACTTCGCGAAAAGAAGTTCATGAAGATCGTTTCTCTTGCACCGGAGGTGATTTAA
- the rpsC gene encoding 30S ribosomal protein S3 has product MGQKIHPHGLRLGITSDWKSHWYADKSYAAYVAEDIKIREFLSKGLDRAGIADVVIERTRDRVRVDIHTARPGIVIGRRGAEADRIRKELEKLTGKQVALNILEVKNVDANAQLVAQSIAEQLTNRVAFRRAMRKAIQSAMRQPQVKGIKVVCSGRLGGAEMSRTERYHEGRVPLHTLRAEIDYGTYEAHTTFGRIGVKVWIYKGDVVGGRRESEINAPAERRGRGDRNARPRRGGQRRQRAEQKQEG; this is encoded by the coding sequence GTGGGCCAGAAGATCCATCCACACGGCCTCCGATTGGGCATCACTTCCGACTGGAAGTCCCATTGGTACGCCGATAAGTCTTACGCTGCATACGTAGCTGAAGACATCAAGATTCGTGAATTCCTTTCCAAGGGTCTCGACCGCGCCGGCATCGCTGACGTTGTTATTGAGCGCACCCGCGATCGTGTTCGCGTTGACATCCACACCGCACGCCCAGGCATCGTCATCGGCCGTCGTGGTGCTGAGGCAGACCGCATCCGTAAGGAGCTCGAAAAGCTCACCGGTAAGCAGGTTGCCCTCAACATCCTCGAGGTCAAGAACGTTGATGCCAACGCTCAGCTGGTGGCACAGTCCATCGCCGAGCAGCTGACCAACCGCGTGGCTTTCCGTCGCGCAATGCGCAAGGCTATCCAGTCTGCAATGCGTCAGCCACAGGTTAAGGGTATTAAGGTCGTGTGTTCCGGTCGTCTTGGCGGTGCCGAGATGTCCCGCACCGAGCGTTACCATGAGGGACGCGTTCCTCTACACACCCTTCGCGCCGAGATCGACTACGGCACCTACGAGGCTCACACCACTTTCGGACGCATTGGCGTCAAGGTGTGGATCTACAAGGGTGACGTCGTTGGTGGACGTCGCGAGAGCGAGATCAATGCACCCGCAGAGCGTCGCGGTCGCGGCGACCGCAACGCACGTCCGCGTCGTGGTGGCCAGCGTCGTCAGCGTGCTGAGCAGAAGCAGGAGGGCTAA
- the rplV gene encoding 50S ribosomal protein L22 codes for MSENITSASATARFVRVTPMKARRVIDLVRGKTVSEALSILKYAPQAASEPVAKVVASAAANAENNFGLDPRTLVISEAYANEGPTMKRFQPRAQGRAFQIRKRSSHITVVVESQKEGAN; via the coding sequence ATGAGTGAAAACATCACCTCCGCAAGCGCGACTGCTCGCTTCGTCCGCGTTACCCCAATGAAGGCTCGTCGCGTCATTGATCTCGTGCGCGGCAAGACCGTGTCCGAGGCACTGTCTATCCTTAAGTATGCTCCACAGGCCGCTTCCGAGCCTGTCGCAAAGGTTGTTGCTTCTGCAGCTGCCAACGCTGAGAACAACTTTGGTCTGGATCCACGCACCCTGGTTATCTCCGAGGCTTACGCCAACGAGGGCCCAACCATGAAGCGTTTCCAGCCACGTGCTCAGGGACGTGCTTTCCAGATCCGTAAGCGCAGCAGCCACATCACCGTGGTAGTTGAGAGCCAGAAGGAAGGAGCCAACTAG
- the rplX gene encoding 50S ribosomal protein L24 — protein sequence MKVHKGDMVLVIAGPDKGAKGQVIAAFPKTEKILVEGVNRIKKHVANSAPERGAESGGIVTQEAPIHVSNVMVIDSDGNPTRVGFRVDESGKKVRVSRRNGKDI from the coding sequence ATGAAGGTCCATAAGGGCGATATGGTTCTTGTCATCGCTGGCCCTGACAAGGGTGCCAAGGGACAGGTCATCGCGGCATTCCCAAAGACTGAGAAGATTCTCGTCGAGGGTGTTAACCGCATCAAGAAGCACGTAGCTAACTCCGCACCAGAGCGTGGCGCAGAGTCCGGCGGAATCGTGACCCAAGAAGCTCCGATCCATGTCTCCAACGTCATGGTCATCGATTCTGACGGAAACCCAACTCGCGTTGGCTTCCGTGTAGATGAGAGCGGCAAGAAGGTTCGCGTTTCTCGTCGTAATGGGAAGGACATCTAA
- a CDS encoding formate dehydrogenase accessory sulfurtransferase FdhD has product MGRITQKLQVPRVVATPAEVFINTRPDTIAVEEPLDIRVNGSLFRSITRTPGQDIELVHGLLLAEGLIKKATELSTARYCAGAVGPDNKNSYNVLDLDVLGAQPLPLLNSGPSCGVSPTPKPQTQWAITSITPNAETIVQLPEKLNELRKIFHKTKGVEAAGLADLDGELTLVREDIQAENAVNKITGHLLMERRIPQSPAILVVTEKVTYEILKKAAMAGIAGVITTESVSSMAIETAQEAGIFLAGFVQGNKFNLYSGEVAKN; this is encoded by the coding sequence ATGGGCAGAATCACCCAAAAATTGCAGGTTCCACGGGTGGTTGCTACCCCGGCTGAGGTTTTTATTAATACTCGCCCCGATACGATCGCTGTAGAGGAGCCTTTAGACATTCGGGTGAATGGCAGCCTCTTTAGGTCGATTACTCGTACCCCAGGCCAAGATATTGAATTAGTTCATGGACTCTTATTGGCTGAGGGCCTAATTAAGAAAGCCACTGAGCTTTCTACAGCACGTTATTGTGCCGGTGCGGTAGGTCCCGACAATAAAAATTCATATAACGTATTGGACCTTGATGTACTGGGAGCTCAACCACTCCCCCTCTTAAACAGTGGTCCTTCCTGCGGAGTCTCCCCCACCCCGAAGCCACAAACGCAGTGGGCCATAACCTCAATTACTCCCAACGCTGAGACAATTGTGCAGTTGCCGGAAAAGCTCAATGAACTGCGCAAAATCTTCCACAAGACCAAGGGCGTGGAGGCGGCTGGGCTAGCTGATCTTGATGGAGAATTAACCCTGGTCAGGGAGGATATTCAGGCTGAAAACGCGGTGAATAAGATCACTGGCCACCTGCTAATGGAGCGGCGTATCCCCCAGTCCCCTGCCATTTTGGTGGTCACTGAAAAAGTAACCTATGAGATCCTCAAAAAGGCTGCGATGGCGGGAATTGCTGGCGTGATCACTACGGAATCGGTGAGCTCCATGGCAATTGAAACCGCCCAAGAAGCGGGAATCTTCTTGGCTGGTTTTGTCCAAGGCAATAAGTTCAATCTTTACTCAGGCGAGGTCGCGAAAAACTAA